The following coding sequences are from one Gemmatimonadota bacterium window:
- the nadB gene encoding L-aspartate oxidase, with amino-acid sequence MSRPLVVGTGIAGLWSAWRLASEGHEVLLVTKGTLADSNTAWAQGGIAVAMGDGDSPASHAADTIAASGGLTDPEAVDVLVNEGPDRIRELLGLGAEFDRAPDGSLRFGLEAAHSHARIIHAEGDRTGAVLVAALSRVVRADPRIELRESTRVRRLVMHEGRVIGAILLDTDGDPTAVAAPAVILATGGVGQLFEVTTNPPVATADGWALASAVGAELKHIEFLQFHPTALHLAGVNPAPLLTEALRGAGAWLVDAAGRRFTFDADPRGELAPRDIVARAVAGPSLRGEAFLDARHIPDVDSRFPGVAALVAQHGLSLSADLLPIAPAMHYAMGGIRTDLDGASTVPGLWAVGECAQTGVHGANRLASNSLLEGLVFADRAGRAVSSELAERAWRPASFAPAPDDADHGPEQGGGVLLTAMRRCMTRDVGLLRTEHGLAEAELALAGLRDAVPPGAWHVADQLRIAMLIARGARRRRESRGGHRRTDFPNPRSTS; translated from the coding sequence TTGTCGCGTCCCCTCGTCGTCGGCACCGGCATCGCCGGGCTCTGGTCTGCCTGGCGACTCGCTTCGGAGGGCCATGAGGTCCTCCTCGTGACCAAGGGGACGCTGGCCGACTCGAACACGGCGTGGGCTCAAGGGGGAATTGCTGTCGCCATGGGCGACGGCGATTCCCCCGCGTCGCATGCGGCTGACACCATCGCGGCGTCGGGTGGGCTCACCGATCCCGAGGCCGTCGACGTCCTGGTCAACGAAGGCCCCGATCGCATTCGCGAGCTGCTCGGCCTCGGCGCCGAGTTCGATCGGGCACCCGATGGATCGCTCCGCTTCGGGTTGGAGGCGGCGCACTCGCACGCGCGCATCATCCACGCCGAGGGCGATCGCACGGGGGCGGTGCTCGTGGCGGCGCTCAGTCGGGTGGTGCGCGCCGACCCGCGCATCGAACTGCGAGAGTCCACCCGCGTCCGCCGCCTGGTGATGCACGAGGGCCGTGTGATCGGGGCGATCCTCCTCGACACCGACGGAGACCCCACGGCGGTGGCAGCGCCCGCCGTGATTCTCGCGACCGGTGGCGTGGGCCAGCTCTTCGAGGTGACCACCAACCCGCCCGTGGCGACTGCCGACGGCTGGGCGCTCGCCTCCGCGGTCGGTGCCGAGCTGAAGCACATCGAGTTCCTGCAATTCCATCCCACGGCCCTGCACCTCGCTGGGGTGAATCCCGCCCCGTTGCTGACCGAGGCACTCCGCGGTGCGGGGGCGTGGTTGGTCGATGCCGCCGGCCGTCGCTTCACCTTCGACGCGGACCCGCGCGGCGAACTTGCCCCGCGCGACATCGTGGCGCGTGCGGTGGCTGGGCCATCGCTCCGCGGGGAGGCCTTCCTCGATGCACGGCACATCCCCGACGTCGACTCGCGCTTCCCCGGCGTCGCGGCGCTGGTGGCACAGCATGGCCTCTCGCTCAGTGCGGACCTCCTGCCGATTGCGCCCGCGATGCACTACGCGATGGGTGGCATCCGGACCGATCTTGATGGTGCCTCGACCGTGCCGGGACTCTGGGCCGTGGGCGAGTGTGCCCAGACCGGTGTGCACGGCGCCAATCGACTCGCGTCCAACTCCCTGCTCGAAGGGCTGGTCTTCGCCGATCGAGCCGGCCGGGCGGTGAGCAGCGAGTTGGCAGAGCGGGCGTGGCGTCCGGCGTCGTTCGCCCCGGCTCCCGACGACGCCGACCATGGCCCGGAGCAGGGAGGTGGTGTGCTGCTGACGGCGATGCGCCGTTGCATGACGCGCGACGTCGGACTGCTCCGCACCGAGCACGGACTCGCCGAGGCGGAACTCGCACTGGCCGGCCTGCGCGACGCGGTGCCCCCAGGGGCCTGGCACGTCGCCGACCAGCTCCGGATCGCCATGCTGATCGCGCGGGGCGCACGTCGTCGCCGCGAGAGTCGCGGCGGACATCGTCGCACCGACTTCCCGAACCCGCGGAGTACCTCGTGA
- the nadA gene encoding quinolinate synthase NadA, whose protein sequence is MEAGTESPEQIAALQAEIRALAVEKHAIILAHNYQRAEVQDVAHFVGDSLGLSRRAAGVTEDVIVFCGVHFMAETAKVLAPEKAVLLPDLAAGCSLADTITPEEVRGWRQDFPEYVAVGYVNTTAAVKAELDYCCTSGNVLEVIDAIPEEKGILFLPDMFLGAHVRRMRPHRRVEVWMGECHVHAGIDIANLEAARAAHPGAEVLVHPECGCASRLLYRMADGDLPPEGIHIASTEGMIQLTKTLAADTFIIATETGIIHRMEQMAPGKKFVAADRAAECAYMKTITLQDVRDALRHHQYEIDVPAEIRTRAKLAIDRMVALGA, encoded by the coding sequence ATCGAAGCCGGCACCGAGTCGCCCGAGCAGATTGCCGCCCTCCAGGCGGAGATTCGTGCGCTCGCCGTCGAGAAGCACGCCATCATCCTGGCGCACAACTATCAACGTGCCGAAGTCCAGGATGTGGCGCACTTCGTCGGCGACTCGCTCGGCCTCTCGCGGCGTGCCGCCGGCGTCACCGAGGATGTGATCGTCTTCTGCGGCGTGCACTTCATGGCGGAGACCGCCAAGGTGCTCGCGCCCGAGAAGGCGGTGCTGCTGCCGGACCTCGCGGCCGGCTGTTCCCTCGCCGACACCATCACTCCCGAAGAGGTGCGCGGCTGGCGTCAGGACTTTCCCGAGTACGTCGCCGTCGGGTACGTCAACACCACCGCGGCGGTGAAGGCGGAGCTGGACTACTGCTGCACCAGCGGCAACGTCCTCGAGGTGATCGACGCGATCCCCGAGGAGAAGGGCATCCTCTTCCTCCCCGACATGTTCCTCGGCGCGCACGTTCGCCGGATGCGGCCGCACCGCCGCGTGGAAGTGTGGATGGGAGAGTGCCACGTGCACGCCGGGATCGACATCGCCAATCTCGAGGCGGCGCGCGCCGCGCACCCGGGCGCCGAAGTGCTGGTGCATCCCGAGTGCGGCTGTGCCTCCCGCCTCCTCTATCGGATGGCCGATGGCGACCTCCCGCCCGAGGGGATCCATATCGCCTCGACGGAAGGGATGATCCAGCTCACCAAGACGCTCGCGGCCGACACCTTCATCATCGCGACCGAGACGGGGATCATCCACCGGATGGAACAGATGGCGCCGGGGAAGAAGTTCGTCGCGGCCGATCGTGCCGCCGAGTGCGCCTACATGAAGACGATCACGCTGCAGGATGTGCGCGATGCGCTGCGGCACCATCAGTACGAGATCGACGTGCCGGCCGAGATTCGCACCCGCGCGAAGCTCGCCATCGACCGGATGGTGGCGCTCGGTGCTTGA
- a CDS encoding metallophosphoesterase has protein sequence MTPITLLQCSDLHFGRDADLAQVAGLEALATALSPSAVVIAGDLTQRARHGEFQRALDFVQAMRRIAPTLVVPGNHDVEWWTTPFDVIGAAAKYEKYTRYFGVDLTPTLVIEGAVLCGVLTSYGVTAGSMTYNLNDMAVKGHLPARETERAGTRFAEEGPELLRIMVMHQNLLRGGISRRMGLARWRAAWRQVMAAGTDLVLCGHDHEEGAGTLPNGVVVATSSTHTSRTRGHRPSACNVITADDESITVRHYLWEAALGLFQPGPEHAFARPRVADPATARG, from the coding sequence GTGACCCCCATCACGCTGCTCCAGTGCTCCGACCTGCATTTCGGTCGGGACGCCGACTTGGCACAAGTGGCCGGGCTCGAAGCCCTGGCCACCGCCCTGTCGCCGTCGGCGGTCGTCATCGCCGGCGACCTGACGCAGCGTGCCCGGCACGGCGAGTTCCAGCGCGCGCTCGACTTCGTGCAGGCGATGCGCCGGATCGCCCCGACGCTGGTGGTGCCGGGCAATCACGACGTCGAGTGGTGGACCACGCCGTTCGACGTCATCGGTGCCGCCGCCAAGTACGAGAAGTACACCCGCTACTTCGGCGTCGACCTCACGCCGACGCTGGTCATCGAAGGCGCGGTGCTCTGCGGCGTGCTGACCTCGTACGGCGTCACCGCCGGCTCGATGACGTACAACCTGAACGACATGGCGGTGAAGGGGCACCTGCCGGCGCGGGAAACCGAACGCGCTGGCACCCGCTTCGCCGAGGAAGGCCCGGAGTTGCTGCGCATCATGGTGATGCATCAAAACCTGCTGCGCGGTGGCATCTCGCGGCGCATGGGCCTGGCGCGCTGGCGCGCGGCGTGGCGCCAGGTGATGGCCGCCGGCACCGACCTGGTCCTCTGCGGCCACGATCACGAAGAAGGCGCCGGCACGCTGCCCAACGGCGTGGTCGTCGCCACCTCGAGTACCCACACGTCACGCACCCGCGGTCATCGCCCGTCGGCCTGCAACGTCATCACCGCCGACGACGAGTCGATCACCGTGCGACACTACCTCTGGGAAGCGGCCCTCGGCCTCTTCCAGCCCGGCCCCGAACACGCCTTTGCGCGGCCACGCGTCGCCGACCCCGCCACCGCCCGTGGCTGA
- a CDS encoding electron transfer flavoprotein subunit alpha/FixB family protein, with the protein MADILCVIEQRGGAVRKGANELLTAARQLADQLGGRVDALVCGAGAVSGIESLGAAGADRVLTASHEAFAQYAPEAIVATVQSVAGQYAAVLVAATATGKDLAPRIAAAIGAPCGMDVTAVSALNGAVRVVRPVYAGKAIQTLEFSGTAVVAVRPGAYPAAASGKAGAVESIAVPAFTPRLVVTGIAAPEKATLDVAEARVVVAGGRGLGDPQHFGLLEALAAAFGGEAAVGASRAVVDAGWIEHGAQVGQTGKTVAPELYIAVGVSGAIQHLAGMRTARTIVAINRDKDAPIFKVADYGIVGDLFEVVPALTAAVKAAKGQ; encoded by the coding sequence ATGGCCGACATTCTCTGTGTGATCGAACAGCGGGGCGGGGCCGTCCGGAAGGGCGCCAATGAATTGCTCACCGCGGCGCGTCAGCTCGCCGACCAGCTCGGTGGCCGCGTCGATGCGCTGGTCTGTGGTGCCGGTGCCGTGAGTGGCATCGAGAGTCTCGGTGCCGCGGGCGCGGATCGCGTCCTGACCGCCTCGCACGAGGCCTTTGCGCAGTACGCGCCCGAGGCGATCGTCGCGACGGTGCAGTCGGTGGCCGGGCAGTACGCCGCCGTGCTCGTCGCCGCAACGGCGACCGGCAAGGATCTGGCGCCGCGGATTGCCGCCGCCATCGGCGCGCCGTGCGGGATGGATGTGACCGCGGTCTCCGCGCTGAACGGCGCGGTGCGCGTGGTGCGCCCGGTGTACGCCGGCAAGGCGATCCAGACGCTCGAGTTCAGCGGCACCGCCGTGGTCGCCGTGCGGCCGGGCGCCTATCCGGCCGCCGCCTCGGGCAAGGCCGGCGCCGTCGAATCGATCGCAGTGCCGGCGTTCACCCCGCGCCTGGTGGTGACCGGCATCGCCGCGCCGGAGAAGGCGACGCTCGACGTGGCCGAGGCGCGCGTGGTGGTGGCCGGTGGCCGTGGCCTCGGCGATCCGCAGCACTTCGGGCTGCTCGAGGCATTGGCCGCGGCGTTCGGGGGCGAGGCCGCCGTCGGCGCGTCGCGTGCGGTGGTCGATGCGGGCTGGATCGAGCATGGCGCGCAGGTCGGCCAGACCGGCAAGACGGTCGCGCCCGAGCTCTACATCGCGGTCGGCGTCTCCGGCGCCATTCAGCACCTCGCCGGAATGCGCACGGCGCGCACGATCGTCGCGATCAATCGCGACAAGGACGCGCCGATCTTCAAGGTGGCCGACTACGGCATCGTGGGCGACCTCTTCGAGGTGGTTCCTGCGTTGACCGCCGCGGTGAAGGCAGCCAAGGGGCAGTAG
- a CDS encoding SprT-like domain-containing protein: MAEVAERLGGLAAEPQLSLGLDVDPERALPDRLFRLGLAPGTMVTLTRNRTVLVSHHPRYGLRLHAGYAWAPDDVLSAILTFLRPRVPKAERLVARRRFLAFPVDRHAPSRVTPHRGPRPVAPEHEVIIGRLMRLHEILNARHFQGALGTIPIRLSDRMSTRLGEFRADHDGRPVEITLSRRHVRRDGWPAATETLLHEMVHQWQCETGHPLDHGVSFRRKAKEVGIRPNATAPAGYPSHLDLYGTIA, translated from the coding sequence GTGGCTGAGGTCGCCGAACGCCTCGGGGGGCTCGCCGCCGAGCCGCAGCTCTCCCTCGGACTCGACGTCGATCCTGAACGCGCGCTGCCCGACCGTCTCTTCCGTCTCGGGCTGGCGCCCGGCACGATGGTCACGCTCACGCGCAATCGCACCGTGCTGGTGAGCCATCATCCGCGCTACGGGCTCCGGCTGCACGCCGGGTACGCCTGGGCGCCCGATGACGTCCTCTCGGCGATCCTCACCTTCCTGCGCCCACGGGTGCCGAAGGCGGAACGCCTCGTCGCGCGCCGTCGCTTCCTCGCCTTTCCCGTCGACCGCCACGCGCCATCGCGGGTCACGCCGCATCGGGGCCCGCGCCCGGTCGCGCCGGAACACGAAGTCATCATCGGCCGGCTGATGCGGCTGCACGAGATCCTCAACGCCCGGCACTTTCAGGGCGCCCTCGGCACCATCCCGATCCGGCTGTCCGACCGGATGTCGACGCGGCTGGGCGAGTTCCGCGCCGATCACGACGGTCGCCCCGTCGAGATCACCCTCTCCCGGCGTCACGTCCGCCGCGACGGCTGGCCCGCCGCGACCGAGACGCTGCTGCACGAGATGGTGCACCAATGGCAGTGCGAGACAGGCCACCCGCTCGACCACGGCGTCTCCTTCCGCCGGAAGGCGAAGGAAGTGGGGATCCGACCGAACGCCACGGCCCCTGCGGGGTATCCCTCGCATCTCGATCTCTACGGAACGATTGCATGA
- a CDS encoding acyl-CoA dehydrogenase family protein — protein sequence MNTESLLTAEERALRDRVRAWVDTALMPNISQWYFDGVFPHHLVGEMAGLGLLGPTIPTTYGGPGLSGVAYGLIMQELERCDSGIRSFASVQSSLVMYPIWAFGSEAQKQAWLPRMARGEVIGCFGLTEPEFGSNPAGMIVNADETADGWTLHGTKKWLSNGPSAHVAVVWAKTNGSDDPKSIRGFLVPTNLPGVTVHRVDDKHSLRVSESSAMTFDQVKLPKDALLPGSGGVKSPLMCLTQARYGIVWGALGAALACFDEALQYALQREMFGKPIAATQLQQERLAEMATKVTNGQLLALQLGRLKDQDAMTPVQVSLAKRHNVDMACDVAREARRLLGANGILGGWHAMRHMANLESVYTYEGTHDMHTLIVGQELTGFPAYR from the coding sequence ATGAACACCGAGTCGCTGCTGACCGCGGAGGAGCGCGCCCTCCGTGATCGCGTGCGCGCCTGGGTCGACACGGCGCTGATGCCGAACATCTCGCAGTGGTACTTCGACGGCGTCTTCCCGCATCACCTGGTCGGCGAGATGGCCGGGCTCGGGCTGCTCGGGCCGACGATCCCGACCACCTACGGCGGGCCGGGGCTGTCGGGCGTGGCGTACGGACTCATCATGCAGGAACTCGAGCGCTGCGACTCCGGCATCCGCTCCTTCGCCTCGGTGCAGAGCTCGCTGGTGATGTACCCGATCTGGGCCTTCGGCTCCGAAGCCCAGAAGCAGGCGTGGTTGCCGCGGATGGCGCGTGGCGAAGTCATCGGCTGCTTCGGCCTCACCGAACCGGAGTTCGGCAGCAATCCTGCCGGCATGATCGTCAACGCCGACGAGACCGCCGACGGCTGGACGCTGCACGGCACCAAGAAGTGGCTCTCCAACGGGCCGTCGGCGCATGTCGCCGTGGTCTGGGCCAAGACCAACGGCTCCGACGATCCCAAGAGCATCCGCGGCTTCCTCGTGCCGACGAACTTGCCTGGGGTGACGGTGCACCGTGTCGACGACAAGCATTCGCTCCGCGTCTCGGAGTCGAGTGCGATGACCTTCGATCAGGTGAAGCTCCCGAAGGACGCGCTGCTCCCCGGGTCGGGCGGCGTGAAGAGCCCGCTGATGTGCCTCACCCAGGCGCGCTACGGCATTGTCTGGGGCGCACTCGGTGCCGCCCTCGCCTGTTTCGACGAGGCGCTCCAGTACGCCTTGCAGCGCGAGATGTTCGGCAAGCCGATCGCCGCCACGCAACTCCAGCAGGAGCGGCTCGCCGAGATGGCGACCAAGGTGACCAACGGGCAGCTGCTCGCCCTCCAGCTGGGGCGGCTGAAGGACCAGGACGCCATGACCCCGGTGCAGGTCTCCCTCGCCAAGCGCCACAACGTCGACATGGCCTGCGACGTGGCCCGCGAGGCGCGCCGCCTCCTGGGGGCCAACGGCATCCTCGGCGGCTGGCACGCCATGCGCCACATGGCCAACCTCGAGAGCGTCTACACCTACGAGGGGACCCACGACATGCACACGCTGATTGTGGGGCAGGAGCTAACTGGTTTTCCTGCATACAGATAG
- a CDS encoding acyl-CoA dehydrogenase family protein, with product MAGSSEFTGVDFYDMDALLSEEERAVRDTVRSWVDDQLMPVIGECYLEGRFPKELIPGIAELGMLGANLPEEYGCAGLNNVAYGLIMQELERGDSGIRSFASVQGALVMYPIYAFGSEEQKKHWLPKLAAGTEIGCFGLTEPDYGSNPGGMITTARETADGWVLNGTKMWITNGSQATVSIIWAKTGDIDDQKSIRGFIVPTNTPGFTAKDQKGKLSLRASDTSELHLQDVHVPKDALLPNSGGLKSPLMCLTQARYGIAWGGVGAAMACYDEARRYAANRVMFGKPIAATQLQQERLAEMLTEITKAQLLVLQLGRLKDEGKATPSRVSLAKRNNVNMACECAREARRLLGGNGILVEYHSMRHMANLESVYTYEGTHDMHSLILGQEITGIAAY from the coding sequence ATGGCAGGTTCGTCGGAATTCACTGGGGTCGACTTCTACGACATGGACGCTCTCCTCTCGGAGGAAGAGCGCGCCGTGCGCGATACCGTGCGCTCCTGGGTCGACGACCAGCTGATGCCGGTCATCGGGGAGTGCTATCTCGAGGGGCGGTTCCCGAAGGAGCTGATCCCCGGCATCGCGGAATTGGGCATGCTCGGTGCCAACCTGCCGGAGGAGTACGGCTGCGCCGGGCTGAACAACGTCGCGTACGGCCTGATCATGCAGGAGCTCGAACGGGGCGATAGCGGCATCCGCTCCTTCGCCTCGGTGCAGGGCGCTTTGGTGATGTATCCGATCTACGCCTTCGGGAGCGAGGAGCAGAAGAAGCACTGGTTGCCGAAGCTTGCCGCCGGCACCGAGATCGGCTGCTTCGGCCTGACCGAGCCGGACTACGGCTCGAACCCGGGCGGGATGATCACCACCGCGCGCGAGACCGCCGACGGCTGGGTGCTCAACGGGACCAAGATGTGGATCACCAACGGCTCGCAGGCCACGGTCTCGATCATTTGGGCCAAGACCGGCGACATCGACGACCAGAAGAGCATCCGCGGCTTCATCGTGCCGACCAACACCCCCGGCTTCACGGCGAAGGACCAGAAGGGGAAGCTCTCGTTGCGCGCCTCCGACACCAGCGAGCTGCACCTCCAGGACGTCCACGTCCCGAAGGACGCGCTGCTGCCGAATTCCGGCGGGCTCAAGAGTCCGCTGATGTGCCTCACGCAGGCGCGCTACGGCATCGCCTGGGGCGGCGTCGGCGCGGCGATGGCGTGCTACGACGAGGCGCGCCGCTACGCCGCGAACCGGGTGATGTTCGGCAAGCCGATCGCCGCGACGCAGCTGCAGCAGGAACGCCTCGCCGAGATGCTGACCGAGATCACCAAGGCGCAGCTGCTCGTGCTGCAGCTCGGCCGCCTCAAGGACGAGGGGAAGGCCACGCCGTCGCGGGTCTCGCTCGCCAAGCGCAACAACGTCAACATGGCGTGCGAGTGCGCCCGCGAAGCGCGCCGACTTCTCGGCGGCAACGGCATCCTCGTCGAGTACCACTCGATGCGCCACATGGCGAACCTCGAGAGCGTGTACACGTACGAGGGGACGCATGACATGCATTCGTTGATTTTGGGGCAGGAGATTACGGGGATCGCCGCGTACTAG
- a CDS encoding electron transfer flavoprotein subunit beta/FixA family protein, with protein sequence MKIAICLRRVPDTTAKIAIAANGTSIDETGVKFVPNPYDEYALEAGIALRDAAGAGETVVIAFGGDAVQETMRTALAMGVDRAVHLQGTPSADGLANARVLADHLRDGGYDLILFGKVAVDDYGQQTGAMVAELLGRPCATAITALVIEGGTAKVTREVEGGVESAHCALPAVFTCDKGLNTPRLPGLKGIMAAKKKPLDIVPTTAGDSRVTIVSLALPPERQAGRIVGEGAAAVPALMAALTTEAKVL encoded by the coding sequence GTGAAAATTGCCATCTGCCTCCGCCGCGTCCCCGACACGACCGCGAAGATCGCGATCGCGGCGAACGGCACGTCGATCGACGAGACCGGGGTGAAGTTCGTCCCGAATCCGTATGACGAATACGCCCTCGAGGCCGGAATCGCGCTGCGTGATGCGGCGGGTGCCGGCGAGACCGTCGTGATCGCCTTCGGAGGCGACGCCGTGCAGGAGACGATGCGGACCGCGCTCGCGATGGGCGTCGACCGGGCCGTGCACCTGCAGGGGACGCCGTCGGCGGATGGCCTCGCCAATGCACGCGTGCTGGCCGACCACCTTCGGGACGGGGGCTACGACCTGATCCTCTTCGGCAAGGTCGCCGTCGATGACTACGGCCAGCAGACCGGTGCGATGGTGGCGGAGCTGCTGGGCCGGCCGTGTGCCACCGCGATCACCGCGCTCGTCATCGAGGGCGGCACCGCGAAGGTCACCCGCGAGGTCGAGGGCGGCGTCGAGTCGGCGCATTGCGCGCTGCCGGCCGTCTTCACCTGCGACAAGGGGCTGAACACGCCGCGTCTCCCCGGCCTCAAGGGGATCATGGCCGCCAAGAAGAAGCCGCTCGACATCGTCCCGACCACGGCCGGTGATTCGCGCGTCACCATCGTCTCGCTCGCGCTGCCTCCGGAGCGCCAGGCGGGACGGATTGTCGGCGAAGGGGCGGCCGCCGTGCCAGCCCTGATGGCGGCCCTCACGACTGAAGCGAAGGTGCTCTGA